In the genome of Flexistipes sinusarabici DSM 4947, one region contains:
- a CDS encoding helix-turn-helix domain-containing protein: MTIGKKILDLRQSKKLTLRQLSKLSGCSLGFLSQIERDLVSPTIASLKKIADALEVNMMYFFDDPHSNQKVVVRRNERNKMVNPKSKVTYELLRPQFSETELEALYMYLKPGAFSGKESHSHNGEEFVIVLKGQMEVSVENETFLLDEGDSALYKSNHPHSWKNPSDDVTEVLWINHPPTF, encoded by the coding sequence ATGACAATCGGCAAAAAAATACTCGACCTGAGACAAAGTAAAAAACTGACATTAAGGCAGCTAAGCAAACTGTCCGGCTGTTCACTGGGGTTTCTCTCTCAAATTGAACGTGACCTCGTATCACCGACAATTGCTTCACTGAAGAAAATTGCAGACGCTTTGGAAGTCAACATGATGTACTTCTTTGATGACCCCCACTCCAATCAGAAAGTTGTCGTAAGAAGGAATGAGCGCAACAAGATGGTTAACCCCAAATCAAAAGTTACTTATGAGCTGCTGCGCCCGCAATTCTCTGAAACAGAGCTGGAAGCACTGTATATGTATCTAAAACCGGGTGCTTTCAGCGGAAAGGAAAGTCATTCGCATAATGGCGAAGAGTTTGTGATTGTGCTGAAAGGGCAGATGGAGGTTTCTGTTGAAAACGAAACCTTTCTTTTGGATGAAGGGGATTCGGCCTTGTATAAATCCAATCACCCTCACAGCTGGAAAAATCCTTCTGATGATGTCACGGAAGTTCTCTGGATAAATCACCCCCCCACATTTTAA